From a region of the Lactuca sativa cultivar Salinas chromosome 4, Lsat_Salinas_v11, whole genome shotgun sequence genome:
- the LOC111877931 gene encoding uncharacterized protein LOC111877931 → MGMMSSDERAVAVIMVGGPTKGTRFRPLSLNIPKPLFPLAGQAMVHHPISACKKIPNLAQIYLIGFYEEREFALYVSSISNELKVPIKYLKEDKPHGSAGGLYNFRDLILEDNPSHIFLLNCDVCCTFPLPEMLEAHKKYGGMGTILVIKVSPESADQFGELVADPNSNELLHYTEKPETFVSDRINCGVYVFTPEIFTAIQGVSTQRKDRANLRRQSSFEALQSATRSLPANFVRLDQDILSPLAGKKQLYIYETRDFWEQIKTPGMSLKCSGLYLSLFRYTSPHLLTEGDGSKSATILGDVYIHPSAKVHPTAKIGPNVSISANARIGAGVRLINCIVLDDVEIKENAVVIHSIVGWKCCIGRWSRVQAEGSPNAKLGVTILGEAVTVEDEVVVINCIVLPNKTLNVSVQQEIIL, encoded by the exons ATGGGAATGATGAGCTCAGATGAGAGAGCTGTTGCCGTGATCATGGTTGGTGGCCCTACAAAAG GTACTCGATTCAGGCCATTGTCACTAAATATTCCAAAGCCACTTTTTCCACTAGCAGGACAGGCAATGGTTCATCATCCAATCTCTGCCTGTAAAAAG ATACCAAACCTAGCACAGATCTATCTTATTGGTTTCTACGAAGAACGCGAGTTTGCCTTATATGTCTCCTCCATCTCTAATGAGCTTAAAGTCCCTATCAA ATACTTGAAAGAGGACAAGCCACATGGATCTGCTGGTGGACTATACAATTTCAGAGATCTCATCTTGGAAGATAACCCG TCACACATCTTCTTGCTGAATTGTGATGTTTGCTGCACTTTCCCATTGCCTGAGATGCTTG agGCTCATAAAAAATATGGTGGGATGGGAACAATCCTTGTAATTAAGGTTTCCCCTGAATCAGCAGACCAATTTGGGGAGCTTGTAGCTGATCCTAATTCCAATGAGTTGCTCCATTACACTGAGAAACCTGAAACTTTT GTTAGTGACCGAATAAATTGTGGTGTTTATGTATTTACACCCGAAATCTTTACTGCAATTCAAGGTGTTTCTACACAACGAAAAGACAGAG CTAATCTAAGACGTCAATCCAGCTTTGAGGCATTACAGTCAGCTACAAG GAGTCTTCCTGCAAATTTTGTAAGACTGGATCAAGATATATTATCACCACTTGCAGGAAAGAAACAGTTGTACATATATGAAACTAGGGATTTTTGGGAACAAATAAAAACACCTGG AATGTCCTTGAAATGTTCTGGATTGTATCTTTCATTGTTTCGTTACACCTCACCCCATCTTTTGACTGAAGGAGATGGTTCAAAAAGTGCCACTATACTTGGTGATGTTTATATTCATCCCTCAGCAAAAGTTCATCCAACTGCAaag ATTGGCCCAAACGTCTCCATATCTGCCAATGCACGTATCGGAGCTGGTGTCCGGTTGATCAACTGTATTGTTCTTGATGATGTTGAAATCAAG GAAAACGCGGTTGTTATTCATTCGATTGTTGGTTGGAAATGTTGTATTGGGAGGTGGTCGCGTGTCCAGGCTGAAGGATCTCCCAACGCAAAGCTTGGAGTGACCATTCTTG GTGAAGCTGTTACTGTTGAAGATGAAGTAGTGGTAATCAATTGCATTGTCCTTCCAAACAAGACTCTAAATGTTAGTGTTCAACAAGAAATTATCTTATAA